The sequence GCGTCTCTTGCTGCTGAGCAAAAGCATGTCCCCACAAGAGCAAAAGCAACCCATAGCGGTACCAACGCCCTATCATGCGGTAGTCTGTTTGAGAGCTGCTATGGTTTGCAAGGGGTCGTCGGCACAAAACACAAAACTACCGGCTACCAGCACATCGGCACCGGCGGCAATCAAAGCAGCGGCATTGCTTTGTTTCACCCCTCCATCTATTTCGATGAGGGTTTGCAGCCCTTGTTCATCTATCATGCGGCGCAAACGGCGCACTTTGTCATAGGTGTGCTCAATGAATTGCTGCCCTCCAAAACCGGGATTCACCGACATCATGCATACCAAGTCAGCTTCATGCAAAATATCCTGCAATGCTTCTACCGGTGTGTGTGGGTTGATGGCAATGCCGGCTTTACATCCTAATTGTTTGATTTGCTGCAAAGTGCGATGCAGATGGGGGCAAGCTTCGTAGTGCACGCTGATGACCGAAGCCCCCAAGCGACTAAAAGCCTCGAGATAACGCTCAGGTTGTACAATCATCAAATGCACATCCAAGGGCTTGGTGGTATGACGCTGCACCGCTTCGCAAACGGGCATACCAAATGAAATGTTGGGCACAAACACGCCATCCATGATGTCGAGGTGTAGCCAATCGGCTTGGCTTTGGTTCACCATTTGGATGGCAGATTGCAAATTGGCAAAGTCGGCGGCTAACAAAGAAGGGGCTATAAGAGGCGTTCGCATTTTTGTGCTTTGGTTGGATTGCTTGTTTTTTTCAAAAACTAAATAAATCAAGGGGAAGGACGAAACAAAGGGTTTCGTCTCAACAAAGATAATAAAGATAGCGTGGAATGAATGCCAGCAGTTTGTACTATTTGCACTTGCTCCTTTTGCAGCTTGCCGGCTTGTAAGTCTGCCTCTTTGGCACAACTGCCTGCTTCGGGTGCTTCATTAGAAAAAAGGCAAAAATGAAAGGGTATGCCCCACTTTTTGCTATCTTAGCTTTATGGAATGTTTAAAACTCTACCAATTATGGCACAAGAAGAAAAAGTGCGCTGCCCGCAATGTGAATGGGAACCCGATGGTGGCGCCTATTGGCAATGCCATTGCGGGCATGTGTGGGATACCTTCGAAACCTACGGGCAATGCCCCAACTGCAAAACTGTGCACCGACATACACAATGTCCTATGTGTCATCGTTGGTCGCCTCACGCCGACTGGTACATAGACCTGCCTCCTATCCATTTTGAAGAAATGGAAAATAGCCAATCCAACCCAAAGAAAACTGCTTCATGAGAATAGTAACGGTCGTTTTTTTGGGCTTGGGCTTGTGCCTTGCCGTGCAAGCGCAAGACCTTGCACGCGTGCGCCAAACACTCGACACGCTGTGCAGCCCTTTTATGGATGGGCGCGGCTATCGCCACAACGGAAGCCAAAAGGCAGCATTCTACTTGGCAGATGAATTCCGCAAAATAGGACTTCGCACATTTGCAAATGCTCCCGATTATCTTCAACCGTTCAAGCTGACAGTCAATACCTTTGATAAGGCTGTACTACGCCTCAATGGGAAGAAGATGCAGCTTGCTTACGACTATTTGCCTCATCCGGCATCTCGTGGTGGCAAAGGGCACAAACGCTTGCTTTTTTTGGACTCCACTTTTGTGTTGGACATGTCAAAGCGGCGCCAATTGCTGCAAATGAAGCACCTCGAGCGCTATGCCGTGGTAGCCGATGATAAAAGCCTTACTTATTTGCAAACAGACAGTTCCCTTGCTCGAAAATTACAACAAGCCGGCGCATGGATTGACTTCGCGCCCCGTGTCATAGGTAGCCTTGCCCCCCGGGCTGTATTGGCACCCACTTTTCAGTTAAAAAACTCCCTGATTGCCCGAGTACATGCAAGCAAACGTATCGGCTTCAAGCTAAAGCAACAGCAGTTGAACGAATACCCTTGTTACAATGTGGTTGGGTATGTGGAAGGCAGCGAGCATCCTCAGCAATTTTTGGTCGTTACTGCCCATTACGACCACTTGGGAAGCATCGGCGATGTTTACTTTCCGGGTGCCAACGACAATGCTTCGGGCGTGAGCATGCTGCTTGAGTTGGCTCGTTACTTCCAAGCCAACCCACTGCCCTACTCGGTCGCTTTCATTGCTTTTGGTGCAGAAGAAATAGGACTCAAAGGTTCGTTGCATTATGTACAGCACCCTCTTTTTCCACTGTCAGATATCCGCTTTTTGCTTAACTTGGATTTGGTAGGCACCGGCGAAGAAGGTATTACCGTTGTCAATGGTAAAATATATGAAGAAGCCTACCAACTGCTTAGTCGTATAGACTTACAAAAGCAATATGTGGCAAGCATAGAAGCACGCGGGGCGGCAGCCAACTCCGACCATTACTTTTTTTCGCGTATGGGCGTGCCTGCCTTTTTCATCTATGCACGTGGCGGCTCCCAAGCCTACCATGACCCCGAAGACCGCCCCCAAGCCCTCTCACTTGCCGCTTATCGAGGCATCTTTTCCTTGATTATAGATTTTTTCGAGGCGCTTAGCTTGCTGGCGCCTTCATTTTCCCAGCCATAAACAGAAGCCACACATTTTTAATATCTTTGCGAGGCAAAACCAATCCATCCGGTCTTATGAAATTCTTTATCGACACCGCCAATTTAGACGAAATACGCGAAGCAGCCGAGTTTGGCATCTTGGATGGCGTAACCACCAACCCTTCCCTGATGGCTAAAGTAGGCGTCTCTGGCAAGAAGAACATCCTCGACCACTACGTAAAAATCTGCGAGTTGGTAGATGGCGACGTAAGCGCCGAAGTGGTCGCTACCGATTTCAAGGGCATTATTAAAGAGGGAGAGGAACTTGCCGAGCTGCATCCTAACATCGTGGTAAAGGTGCCTATGATTCCCGACGGCGTGAAAGCCATCAAGTACTTTTACGAAAAGGGCATCCGCACCAATTGCACCTTAGTCTTTTCGGCAGGGCAAGCTATCTTGGCAGCCAAAGCCGGTGCTACCTACGTCTCCCCCTTCATCGGTCGCTTAGATGACATCTCTACTGATGGCATGGCACTCATCGAGCAAATCGTTACCATCTACAACAACTACGGTTTTGATACACAAGTATTGGCGGCGTCTGTACGCCATCCCATGCACATCATCCAGAGTGCCTTGATTGGTGCCGACGTGGTTACCTGCCCGCTCAGTGCCATCAAAGCGCTGTTCAATCATCCGCTGACCGATATTGGCTTAGAGAAATTTCTCGCCGACTACAAGAAAGCCAATCCTGAGGCATAGGTCGCTTTTTCTCAGAAAGATATACTTTTCATCCACAGGGGCACAGCTCCTCTGTGGATTTTACTTTTAAAAAAACAGCCCTTTTCAACCATCACCTGCCTCACTTCTGTAGCACTTGTCGGTTTTAGATTGTCGTTTCGAGTCCAAGCGAGCGTGCTCTTTTAGCTGTTGTGGCTTGTTGTGATGAGATTTATCACTTCACTACCTAAAAGTTCGAAATGACAAGATGTGTGAGCGCTTGTGCTTGTAAATTCGCATAGAAAGGGCAGCGGCTTTGGCTTTAAAGCAAAACGACCACCGTAGAGGTGGTCGTTCGCTTGTCGTCTCCGGATGAGATGGGATATTTAATTAGCGGTGCAAGTCGAAGCGGTCGAGGTTCATGACCTTATCCCATGCTTTGATGAAGTCATGCACGAACTTCTCTGCGGCATCGTCGCAGGCATACACTTCTGCCAAGGCACGCAGTTCGGCATGTGCACCAAAGATGAGGTCTACGCGGGTGGCAGTCCACTTGGGGATACCTGTTTTGCGGTCGCGCCCTTCAAACAAATACTGCTTGTCGTCAATGGCACGCCATTCGTTGCCCATATCCAAGAGGTTCACGAAGAAGTCGTTGGTCAGTGTTTCGGGGCGGTCGGTCAAGACCCCATGCTTCGAACCGTCATAGTTGGCATTCAGGGCACGCATCCCTCCGATGAGCACCGTCATTTCAGGTGCGGTGAGATTCAACAGCTGGGCTTTGTCCACCATCAGGTCTTCGGGACGCGCCAAGGCATCGTCGCAAATGTAATTGCGGAAAGCATCGGCTACGGGCTCCAGCACAGCAAAAGAGTCCACGTCTGTTTGTTCTTGGGTAGCGTCGGTACGCCCCGGTGTGAAGGGCACCTTCACTTCAAAGCCGGCTTTGCGTGCCGCTTCTTCCACGGCAGCACAACCGCCCAGCACAATCAAATCAGCCAAAGACACCTGCTTACCGTCTTTTTGTGCTTCATTGAACTGCTTTTGAATGCTTTCGAGCACCGACAGCACTTTGTTGAGGCGTGGCGGATTGTTGACACGCCAGCTGCGTTGCGGCTCGAGACGTATGCGGGCACCGTTGGCACCTCCTCGCCGGTCGGAACCACGGAAAGAAGCCGCCGACGCCCAAGCGGTAGTTACCAAATCAGAGATGCTCAAGCCCGATGCCAATATTTGCTTTTTCAAAGCTTCGATTTCCTGCTCTTCGATAAGCTTATGAGTTACGGGCGGTACAGGGTCCTCCCACAAGAATACCTCTTTGGGCACGTCGGGACCCAAATAGCGGCTGCGCGGTCCCATGTCGCGGTGGGTGAGCTTAAACCAAGCCCGAGCAAAAGCATCGGCAAAATCATCGGGATTTTCATAGAAGTGGCGAGAAATTTTCTCATACACTGGGTCGACGCGCAAGGCTAAGTCGGTGGTGAGCATTACGGGTGCATGGCGTTTGTTGGGGTCATGGGCATCGGGAACAGTGCCCTCACCTGCGCCATTTTTGGGTTTCCATTGCCAAGCTCCGGCAGGGCTTTTGGTCAATTCCCACTCATACTCGAAAAGGTGCTTGAAGTAGTCGTGTGTCCAACGGATGGGATTGGTCGTCCAAGCTCCTTCCAAGCCGCTGGTAAAGGTGTGTTCCGAATGCCCTTTGCCATAGCTGTTTTTCCAACCCAAGCCCATCTGTTCTATGGGTGCGGCTGCTGGCTCCGGTCCTACATATTTTTGCTCTACGGCACCATGCATCTTGCCAAAGGTATGCCCGCCGGCAATAAGCGCAACGGTTTCTTCGTCGTTCATAGCCATGCGGCTAAAAGTAGTGCGTATGTCGCGTGCTGCCAACAGAGGGTCGGGTTTTCCTTTCGGACCTTCTGGGTTCACATAAATCAGCCCCATGTGTGTAGCTGCCAAGGGATTTTCTAATTCCCCTCCTTCTTCTTTTTGACGGGCTTCATGTCCAAGCCACTCATGTTCGCTGCCCCAGTAAATGTCTTCTTCTGACTGCCAGATGTCTTCACGTCCACCGGCAAAGCCCAAGGTCTTGAAGCCCATGGACTCCAAGGCACAGTTTCCTGCCAAGATGATAAGGTCTGCCCAAGAAATCTTACGCCCATATTTCTTTTTGATGGGCCACAAAAGGTAGCGGGCTTTGTCAAGGTTCATGTTGTCGGGCCAGCTGTTGAGTGGTGCAAAGCGAATGGAACCACGGCTGGCTCCACCTCGCCCGTCGGCAATACGATAGGTGCCGGCAGCGTGCCATGCCAAGCGGATGAAGAGCGGACCATAATGCCCATAGTCTGCAGGCCACCAATCCTGCGACTGGGTCATCAAGTCCATGAGGTCTTTTTTTACAGCTTCCAAATCAAGTGTTTTGAACTCTTCGGCATAGTTGAAGTCTTTGCCCATGGGGTTGACCAGCTCCGAATGTTGGCGCAGGATGTTGAGCCGCAGCATCTCGGGCCACCAATCGATGTTCTGTACCCCCTTTCCCCCGGCATATTTCATCTGTCCGTTGTGGAAGGGGCATTTGCTTACTCCGTTTTGTTTTGTCTCCATAGATTTGCTCCGTTTTAGTAGGTTAAATTTAAAAACTATTTTTTCTAAGTAATAATTTTTACTAAGTACAAAGCAAAAAAAAGAGAAAAAATAATTCAAATCGATTTTATTTATTCTTCAATAAGCAAAAACTATAAAAACTATCTATCAGCAAGTTTCAGTTCGTCGCTTTCCAGAAGAAAAAATAAAAAAGCTTCCACAAGTGCCTATGGCTTAGTGGAAGCCTTGGGTTTGATTCCTTACCCACGTTTTGCTTACTCGCCTTTCCAATGCATTTTAATATGCAGAATACCGCACTCATCAAAAATATCGCCTTCGGGCACGAAGCCGGCGCGCTCGTAAAGGCGGCGCGCTGGCAGCTGTGCGTGCAAGTAAATCTTTTTGTCGGGATGTTGCCGGCGCACATCATCCAAAACAGCCTGCAACAACTGTGCTCCTATACCGCGGTTCCTGTGTTCAGGCAATACAGCAAAGCGTTCGAGCTTCACGCCTTCGCTGGTCAAACGCCAACGGGCAGTAGCTACCGGTACTCCCTCTTCCAAGACCAAGAAGTGGCGGCTTTTGTCTTCGTGTTCATCCAGTTCTTCGGAGGCAGGCACCCCCTGCTCCTCCACAAAGACCCGGTAGCGAATGGCAAAGGCTGTTTGCAGTTCTTCTTTAGAGTGAATGGTTCGTATCTCTGGTACGCTCATGAAACAATTTTTGTAAAAGACAATGCTAAAGTAAAAAAAGCCATAAGTAAAAAACAAGCAAAACGCCACTCACTCAGCAAAGCTTGCGAGTACTCCATAGAATAGAGGGGGTGTCAAAATCACATTCCATGATAGCGCTGTCGTTTCTCACCTCTCGCCGTCTGTCATCTCGAACGAGCCAAGCGAGTGAGAGACATCAATCCCGTCAAGCAACATAAGGTAGAGGAGATTTCTCGCTTAGGCTCGCAATAAGCATCTGGAAAGTATAAAAGCCCCTCTATTTTTGGTTTGCCTTCCCAAGAAGCTTTTGTTTTCAATCTTTTAATATCTTATCTTTGCTGCACTGAATAGGTTCCATTAAATTATGCGCAAACCGTCATTAGTATGAAATTCACCATATCAACCGGAGCACTTCATAAAAAATTGTCTGCCATATCGGGCGTTATCAGCAACAACCCGATAGTGCCTATTTTGGAAAATTTTCTTCTAAAAATTGAAAACGGACAGCTTACTGCCATTGCCTCTGACCTGCAAACCACTATGATGACCTCCCTGCCTGTAGAGGTGGACGAAGAGGGCAGCGTGGCAGTCCCTGCCAAAATATTGATGGATACGCTCAAAAGCCTGCCCGAGCAGCCGATAACTATCAGCGTGGACTTGGAGAGTTTCGTCACTGAAATTCATTCTGCTAACGGACACTACAAGCTGGCAGGTGAAAATGCACTGGATTTTCCCAGCATACCTACGCCGCAGTCGGGCACCGAGATTTTTATTCCTGCCGACGTTTTAGCCGAAGCCATCAGCAATACCATTTTTGCAGTAAGCAACGACGAGCTGCGCCCTGCCATGAATGGCATTTTCATAGAGCTGAAAGGCAATCACGTGAATTTTGTGGCAACCGATGGCAACCGCCTCATCCGCTACCGCCGCAACGACATCAACACACCCATAGAAAGTGCTTTTATTGTACCCAAGAAAGCTTTGAATCTGCTAAAAGGCGCGTTACCTAACGACAAGACCGAAGTAGCCATTACTTTTACACCCCATAATGCCTTCTTCTCCTTCAACAATACCCGGACGGTTTGCCGCCTGATAGAAGAGCGCTTCCCCGAATATGAAAACGCCATTCCTCAAAACAATGATAAGATACTGATAGTCAACCGTCAGGAAATACTCAACTCTTTGAAGCGCTTGGATATTTACGCCAACAAAGCCACACATTTGGTGCGCTTCAAGCTTGGAGGGAGCCGCTTGGAAATTTTGGCAGAAGACATCGACTTCTCCAATGAAGCCAGCGAAACCATCGATTGCCAATATGAGGGCGAAGCCATGGAAATCGGCTTTAACGCCCGCTATTTGATAGAGATGCTGAGTGCCATTGCTACCGAAGAGGTAAAAATTACTCTGTCGGGGTCGAATCGCGCAGGTATCATTATGCCGGCGGAACAGTCGCAAGAAGAAGACATCCTGATGCTGCTCATGCCTATTATGCTAAGTAATTATGTATAAAGAAACCAAGTGCTCCTAAAAAAGGGCTTCTGACAGAAGCCCTTTTTTTTTGAGGAAGCAAACCTAAAAATTGTGCCTTTTCATTCTTTCCTCCTCTTCATTTCAAGTATTAGGTTGCTGAAAGTTTCCTTTCAAGGAATCACCCTCAGAATTTATAGATAACTTAAAGTAGCTCTCCACTGGCTTTGTGCTTCCCTGCTGTAAGAGAAAAAGCGGAGCCA comes from Thermonema lapsum and encodes:
- the rpe gene encoding ribulose-phosphate 3-epimerase gives rise to the protein MRTPLIAPSLLAADFANLQSAIQMVNQSQADWLHLDIMDGVFVPNISFGMPVCEAVQRHTTKPLDVHLMIVQPERYLEAFSRLGASVISVHYEACPHLHRTLQQIKQLGCKAGIAINPHTPVEALQDILHEADLVCMMSVNPGFGGQQFIEHTYDKVRRLRRMIDEQGLQTLIEIDGGVKQSNAAALIAAGADVLVAGSFVFCADDPLQTIAALKQTTA
- a CDS encoding M28 family metallopeptidase, whose product is MRIVTVVFLGLGLCLAVQAQDLARVRQTLDTLCSPFMDGRGYRHNGSQKAAFYLADEFRKIGLRTFANAPDYLQPFKLTVNTFDKAVLRLNGKKMQLAYDYLPHPASRGGKGHKRLLFLDSTFVLDMSKRRQLLQMKHLERYAVVADDKSLTYLQTDSSLARKLQQAGAWIDFAPRVIGSLAPRAVLAPTFQLKNSLIARVHASKRIGFKLKQQQLNEYPCYNVVGYVEGSEHPQQFLVVTAHYDHLGSIGDVYFPGANDNASGVSMLLELARYFQANPLPYSVAFIAFGAEEIGLKGSLHYVQHPLFPLSDIRFLLNLDLVGTGEEGITVVNGKIYEEAYQLLSRIDLQKQYVASIEARGAAANSDHYFFSRMGVPAFFIYARGGSQAYHDPEDRPQALSLAAYRGIFSLIIDFFEALSLLAPSFSQP
- the fsa gene encoding fructose-6-phosphate aldolase; translated protein: MKFFIDTANLDEIREAAEFGILDGVTTNPSLMAKVGVSGKKNILDHYVKICELVDGDVSAEVVATDFKGIIKEGEELAELHPNIVVKVPMIPDGVKAIKYFYEKGIRTNCTLVFSAGQAILAAKAGATYVSPFIGRLDDISTDGMALIEQIVTIYNNYGFDTQVLAASVRHPMHIIQSALIGADVVTCPLSAIKALFNHPLTDIGLEKFLADYKKANPEA
- the katG gene encoding catalase/peroxidase HPI yields the protein METKQNGVSKCPFHNGQMKYAGGKGVQNIDWWPEMLRLNILRQHSELVNPMGKDFNYAEEFKTLDLEAVKKDLMDLMTQSQDWWPADYGHYGPLFIRLAWHAAGTYRIADGRGGASRGSIRFAPLNSWPDNMNLDKARYLLWPIKKKYGRKISWADLIILAGNCALESMGFKTLGFAGGREDIWQSEEDIYWGSEHEWLGHEARQKEEGGELENPLAATHMGLIYVNPEGPKGKPDPLLAARDIRTTFSRMAMNDEETVALIAGGHTFGKMHGAVEQKYVGPEPAAAPIEQMGLGWKNSYGKGHSEHTFTSGLEGAWTTNPIRWTHDYFKHLFEYEWELTKSPAGAWQWKPKNGAGEGTVPDAHDPNKRHAPVMLTTDLALRVDPVYEKISRHFYENPDDFADAFARAWFKLTHRDMGPRSRYLGPDVPKEVFLWEDPVPPVTHKLIEEQEIEALKKQILASGLSISDLVTTAWASAASFRGSDRRGGANGARIRLEPQRSWRVNNPPRLNKVLSVLESIQKQFNEAQKDGKQVSLADLIVLGGCAAVEEAARKAGFEVKVPFTPGRTDATQEQTDVDSFAVLEPVADAFRNYICDDALARPEDLMVDKAQLLNLTAPEMTVLIGGMRALNANYDGSKHGVLTDRPETLTNDFFVNLLDMGNEWRAIDDKQYLFEGRDRKTGIPKWTATRVDLIFGAHAELRALAEVYACDDAAEKFVHDFIKAWDKVMNLDRFDLHR
- a CDS encoding GNAT family N-acetyltransferase — encoded protein: MSVPEIRTIHSKEELQTAFAIRYRVFVEEQGVPASEELDEHEDKSRHFLVLEEGVPVATARWRLTSEGVKLERFAVLPEHRNRGIGAQLLQAVLDDVRRQHPDKKIYLHAQLPARRLYERAGFVPEGDIFDECGILHIKMHWKGE
- the dnaN gene encoding DNA polymerase III subunit beta — encoded protein: MKFTISTGALHKKLSAISGVISNNPIVPILENFLLKIENGQLTAIASDLQTTMMTSLPVEVDEEGSVAVPAKILMDTLKSLPEQPITISVDLESFVTEIHSANGHYKLAGENALDFPSIPTPQSGTEIFIPADVLAEAISNTIFAVSNDELRPAMNGIFIELKGNHVNFVATDGNRLIRYRRNDINTPIESAFIVPKKALNLLKGALPNDKTEVAITFTPHNAFFSFNNTRTVCRLIEERFPEYENAIPQNNDKILIVNRQEILNSLKRLDIYANKATHLVRFKLGGSRLEILAEDIDFSNEASETIDCQYEGEAMEIGFNARYLIEMLSAIATEEVKITLSGSNRAGIIMPAEQSQEEDILMLLMPIMLSNYV